The sequence below is a genomic window from Bradyrhizobium septentrionale.
GTCGGCGACGTCCTTGGCGACCACGACGCCCTTCACATTCTTCCACGGTCCCTTGCCGATGCGGTCGCGCGCGTTCACCGCGGGCTGGCCGTCGGCGGCCTGGGTCGAGAGATAGGCGCGCCATGTCTTCGGCGCGCCGAAGCCCGCGGCCTGCGCCAGCGTCTGGCAATGATTGTCGGCACCGGCGAGGCCGCCGAGATTGGCGCCGTTGCCGATGCCGTTGCTGGTCAAGAAGAAGCTGGTGTCGGCAGTCTGCGCCTGTGCCGGCGGCGCAGCCGTGACGACAAATGCAAGACAGGCCGGAACCGCGATGCACGCAATGACCTTCATCTTAATCCTCCCGATGGTTGTTATGGTCCGCTGACATCAACCCGCGGCCCGCGCGGATATTCCGGCGCCGCGACGCGCCAATGAAGCGCGCAAAACAAAAGCGCCGCGGTTGATGCCGCGGCGCCTTGTACTTGTCATATCGGGCGATCGATCAGTTGGTCTGCTGGATCGCCGAGAGTTCCCAGTTGCCGCCGCGCTGGCGCACGAAGGTCCAGACTTCGGTGATCTCCTCCGGCTGCCCGTTGCCGCCGACCATCCGGCCGGTGCCGCGCTCGAGCATGGTGTCGACCAGCGTGTAGCGCATCGCGACGGTGGCGTATTCGCTGTCGCCTTCGCTCCAGGCTTCGGCGAGGTCGCCCTGCAACAGCTTCACATTGGACGTCTTGTTGGTGACGTTGCGCGCCTTGTTCTCCTCGAGATCCTTCGAGAAGTACGACACCATCTCCGGCGACGCGAGCGTGTGCAGCTTCGCAATGTCCTCGTTCGACCACGCGGCCTGGATATCGCCGAGCAGCCGCTCGAACGTCTCATAGTCCGCCGGCGTGATCTCGACCGGTGTGTTCGATCCGCCGCCGAGGCCAAAGCCGAAGCCCGAACGGGCGTTGCCCTGCGCGCCGGGACCGACGTCGGGGCCGCCCGCGTACGCGGAGGCCGGCGTATTGCGGCGCTGCCACCACGACATCGCGAGCCGGACGACGAGCACGATCAGACCGATCTGCAGCAGGAGGCCGAGGATCGACGACAGGCCGCCGAGACCCGAGAACAGGCCGCCGCCGAACAGCATGCCGAACAGGCCGGCGCCAAGGAAGCCCGCGGCCAGGCCGCCGAGCAGGCCACGGCCCATTCCGCCGCGACCGAACAGGCCGCCGGACGTCGCCGCCGCCGGCGACCCCATGTTCGGGCTGCCAGGCTGGCTGAAGGTGCGGTTCATCGGCGCAACCGAGCCGGGCGCCGTGCTCGTCGAGGGCGGCGCGGAGAATGTCCGCGAGCCGCGCGAGCCGCCGCCGCCGACGCGAGCGTCGGCCGCCGAAACGGTCATCATCACAGGCAGCGCCAGCGCCATCGCGACGGCGATCGCCCGGACAATTCCACGCGTGCGTTGCGAGAAATTCATGTTGGTTTCCTCAAAGGATTCCCCGGCATGGGGAAACGCCCCTAAGATGGGCAGGGCCTGATAAAAGTGAAGCGGGAAACGGGAACCGCGGCTGCGGCCCTCGGTCGCGGAGATGTGACACTATGGTCCTTGTGGACGCGACGGCGCGTCCTACCGCGAGATGGGGCTCAGGTTCAACCGCGACCGCATCGCAACATGACTATTCCCATGCCAGAAGCGAAGGCGCATCGAAGCCCCTCGCCTGGGTTGGCGCTTCTTATTTGACGCGTTTTCTTCACGCGAACCGGTGCCGACTTCGCTCGAAAACGCTCTAATTCGCCGTCATGGTTTCCTTCACCGCGGCGACCAGCTGCGTCAGCGTGAACGGTTTTGGCAGGAACGCGAACTGCTGGTTCTCGGGCAGGCTCTTCTCGAAGGCGTCCTCGGCATAGCCTGAGACGAAGATGATCTTCAGCTCGGCATTGCGGCTGCGCATTTCCTTCAGCAGCGTCGGGCCGTCCATCTCCGGCATCACGACATCGGAGACGACGAGATCGACGGCGCCGTTGTTCTCCTCGAACGCCTCCAGCGCCTCGACGCCGTTGGCCGCCTCGATCACGCTGTAGCCGCGCGAGCGGAGACCGCGCGCATTCAGCGAGCGCAGGCCGTCCTCGTCCTCGACCAGCAGGATGGTGCCCTGCCCGGTGAGATCGGGCTTCGGCTTGGCGGCTTCGGCGGCGGCGTCCTTTGCCGCGCCATTGCCGGCCTGCGCTTCCGGGGCGACCTCCTGGTCCTGGCGATGCCGCGGCAAATAGATCCGGAACGTGGTGCCCCCGCCAGGCACGGAATCGACATAGACGAAGCCGCCGGTCTGCTTGACGATGCCGTAGACCGTCGACAGGCCGAGGCCGGTGCCCTTGCCGACTTCCTTGGTCGAGAAGAACGGCTCGAAGATCTTGTCGATGATCTCGTGCGGAATGCCGGTGCCGGTGTCCGAAATCTCGATCTTCACATAGTCCGCCGCCGGCATGCCCTTGTTGGCGAGCTGCGCGGCTTCCTCGGTCGGCACATTGCCGGTGCGGATGATCAGCTTGCCGCCGTCCGGCATCGCGTCGCGCGCGTTGACCGCAAGATTGACCACCACCTGCTCGAATTGCGAGACGTCGACCTTCACGGGCCACAGATCGCGGCCATGCACGAGGTCGAGCTTGACCTTCTCGCCGATCAGCCGGCGCAGCAGCATGGTGAGGTCGGATAGCGCATCGCCGAGGTCGAGCACCTGCGGCCGCAGCGTCTGGCGGCGCGAGAACGCAAGCAGCTGCCGCACCAGCGTCGCGGCGCGGGTGGCGTTCTGCTTGATTTGCATGATGTCCTGGAACGACGGATCGGTCGGCTTGTGCGCGTTCAGCAGGAAGTCGTTGGCCATCATGATGGCCGACAGCACGTTGTTGAAGTCGTGCGCGATGCCGCCGGCGAGCTGGCCGACCATCTCCATCTTCTGCGACTGGTTGATCTGGTTTTCCAGCGCGCGGCGCTCGGTGATCTCCAGCATGTAGACGATCGCGGTCTCGGCGTCGCGCTCGTCCTTCTCGACGGTGGTCACGAAGAACTGGGCGAAGCGCTCCTTGGTGCCGTCGAGCATCACCTCGACCGGCGCGATATCGCCCTGGCCCTCGGCGGCCTGGTTGATCGCGGCGATCAGGAGGCCGCGGTCGCGCGGATTGACCGCGCGGAAGATCGACTTGGCCGCGCCGCCGTCGCCGTTCAGCCCCTGCGCCAGCTTGGCATAGCGCGCATTGGCGCCGACCACATTGCCGCCGCGGTCGACGGTCGCGATCGCCATCGGCGTATGGTCGAAGAAGCGCATGAAGCGCACCTCGGCGGCGCGCTCCGGATCGGAACGCTCGTCGCGGGCGCGGCTGATCACCAGCGTGCGCGAGGCGCCCGCCGCGCCGTCGGCGCCGAAGGCGAGCTTGTGATAGAGCCGCACCGGCACGGTCTTGCCGCCGCGCATGCGCAGGTCGATGTCGAACACTTCGGTCTTGACCTCGCCCGGCACCGCCGCAATCGAAGTCAACAGCGCCGCGCCGTCGCCCGAGACGATGTCGGTCAGCTTCAGCCCGCCGGAACCGATCTCGGCCAGATCGTAGTCCAGCCAGTTGGCCAGCGTGGCGTTGACATAGGCGATCTCGCCGGCCGGATTGACCGAGAAGAAGCCGCACGGCGCGTGATCGAGATATTCGATCGCGTGCCGCAGCTCCTGGAACACGTCCTCTTGGTCCTCGCGGTCACGGGTGACGTCGGCGATCGACCACACCGCATATCTCGCGTCGCGCTTGCCCTCGCCGAGCGGGCGCACCCTGAGCCGCAGCCAGCGGCCTTGTCCACCACCTTGCCCGGCCTCGTGGCCGGCGACGCGGACCTCCTCCTGCTGCCGCTTGCCCTCGCGCGCCGCCTTCAAGAGGCGGAACACCGCCTCGGAGACGTCGGGGTTGCCGATGAAGACGCGCTCGACGGGGCGGACGTCCTGCGGCCCGGCCGCGCCGGTCAGCCTCAGATAGGCGGCGTTGGAATAGACCACATGGCCGCGGGAGTCGGTGACCACGAGTCCTTCCTGGGCCTGGTCGGCGATCCGCGCCATCACGGGGTCGTCGGTGGCGCGATCGGAGAAGCGGATGATGCCGGCGGCAAGCGCGAACAGGGTGAACAGGCCGACGGTGGCGAGCAGCGCCAGCACGCCGAGGATATAGGGCTGCGCCTGGGTGCGGCCGATGGTCATCAACCAGACCGCCACCGCGACGATGCCGACGGCGATCAGGACCACCAGCAGGATACTGCCGCTGCGCCGCGCTGGCCCGTGAGCCACGAACGGCTCAGTCGCGGGTGGATCGTTGCTATCGGCGGTCATCTGGAGAGACATGGCTCGTCTGCATCACGAAGGCGCCCGGCCGGCCGCCTCGCCCCTGAGTGCCTGAATCGGACCCGAAAACGCAAGTCCATCAGGCGGCAATTTCGCAAGTTACGCGCATTTCGAGCGGTTTTCCGCCCCTTACTGGCGCAGGCCGGACAGGCCGCGCTTCAGCCGCATCACGTAGCCGATGATTTCGGCAACCGCGTGATAGTGCTCGACCGGGATCTCCTGGTCGATCTCGACGGTCGCATAGAGCGCCCGGGCCAGCGGCACGTTCTCCACGATCGGAATATCGTGCTCCTTGGCGATCTCCCTGATCTTGAAGGCCATGACGTCGACGCCCTTGGCGACGCAGAGCGGCGCCGACATGCTGCGGTCGTAGGCCAGCGCCACCGAATAGTGGGTCGGGTTGGTGATGATCACCGAGGCCTTGGGAACCTGGGCCATCATGCGCTTCTTGGCGCGCTGGACCCGCAACTGCTTGATCCTGCCCTTGACGTGCGGGTCGCCTTCCGACTGCTTGAACTCCTCCTTCATCTCCTGCAGCGACATCTTGTGACGCTCGTACCAGGTCCGGTACTGGAAGAAGTAGTCGGCGATCGCGACCGCAGCGAGGATGGCGACCACCGCCGCCATCAGATGCACCGTCATGCTGATGATGGCGGGCAGAAGCTCGGCGGGATCGACCCGCAGGAATGCCTCCATCCGCAGCCGCTCGGGCCACAGCACCACGACCATCACGGCGCCGAGCGCGATCAGCTTGAACAGGCCCTTCAGGAAATTCGCCACCGCCTGCTTGCCGAACAGCCGCTTGAAGCCGGCGGCCGGCGATATCTTGGAGAATTTTGGCTTCAGCTGTTCGCCCGACCACACCAGCTGATGCTGGATCATGTTGCCCGCGACCGCGGCCAGCGCCAGCATCAGGAACGGTACGCCGATCGCGGCGACCACGGCGTAGCCAAGCGTCTGGGTCAGTTGAAGCAGGCCCGCGCCGTCGGTGCGGATCATCCACGAATTGGCGATCAGGTTGCGCAACGGCATCAAGATGCCGCCGCCGATCGAGCCCGAGAAGGTCGACAGCACCAGCGTGGCGCCGGCGATGATGAACCAGGTGTTGACCTCCTGGCTCTTGACGACGTCGCCTTTCTCAAGGGCTTCATCGAGACGTTTTTGCGTAGGGTCTTCTGTCTTGTCTTCGGTATCGTCGGCCATCGCTCTCCCTGGAACATGATGCGACTTATCGCATCATGTTCTGCGGTCCCTATTTTTGACGCGTTTTCTTCACGCGAACCGGTTCCCACTTCGCTCGAAAACGCTCTGATTAGTTCATCGGAGCAAGCTGGCGCATGACGCCGTTGAAGTAGTCGAAATAGGTATTCATCATCGCCGCGAGCACCACGCCGAAGATCAGGAAGCCGACCATGATCGCGAGCGGCACGCCGACGAAATAGACCTGCATCTGCGGCATCAGCCGCGCCAGCACACCGAGCCCGATGTTGAAGACGAGGCCAAACACCAGGAACGGCGCCGACAGCTGCAGGCCGATCTTGAAGGCGGCGGAGAACGCGGAGGTCGCGAGCGCGGCGACGTCGCCGGTCGGCATGATCTCGCCCGGCGAGAAGATGCGGTAGCTCTCGCTCAGCGCCGCGATGACAAGATAGTGGCTGTCGGTGGCAAACAGCAGGGTGAGACCGAGGATAGTAAGGAAATTGCCGACGATCTGGCCCTGCTGACCCTGGGTCGGATCGACCGCAGTGACGAAGCCGAGGCCGAGCTGCTGCGCGATCACGGAGCCCGCGACATTGAGCGCCGACAGCGTCACCCGCGCGGTCGCGCCGAGCACGATGCCGATGATGAGTTCATGCACCATCAGGACACCGAGCGAGGATATCGACGTCAGGTCGACATGATAGGCGTTGCGATGCAGCGGAAGGATGATCAGCGTCAGCAGCAGCGCGATCGACAGCTTGACCCGCGCCGGGATGTTGCTCTCGCCGAAACCGGGCAGCAGCATCACCATCGCGCCCACGCGCGCAAAGACCAGCACGAATATTGCGGCCAGCGCCGGCAGCAGGGAGACATCGATGCGCATGACCGCGGCATTAGTGCATCAACCGCCGATGATTCGCGACGAAATCCGCATCATGTGGCTGGCGAGCGAGTCGGCCATGAACGGTAATGCCAGCAGCAATGTGACGAAGATCGCGAGTATCTTCGGCACGAAGACAAGTGTCTGTTCCTGGATCTGGGTCAGCGCCTGGAACAGCGACACCACGACGCCGACCACGAGGCCGACCACCATCAGGGGCGACGACACGATCACGATGGTCCAGATCGCATCACGCGCGACGTCGAGGGTTTCAGGGCCGGTCATTTGGAGTTCTCGCTGTTGTTGTTTGTTTCGTCATTCCGGGATGGTCCGAAGGACCAGACCTCAGATGCGCAACTGCGCATCGGGGAATCTCGATTTCCCGGGTTCGCTTCGCGCCCCGGGATGACGTCGCAAGCGACGTCAGATCGGCATCTTCATGATGTCTTCATAGGCCTGGATAACGCGGTCGCGGACCGAGACCAGCGTCGACACGGCAACGTCCGTGTCGGCGACCGCCGTCACCACGTCCATCACATTCGCCTTGCCCGAGGCCATCGCCATGGTCTGCGCGTCGGATTTCTTGCCGGCCTCCAGCACGCTGCCGACGGAGTCCTTCAGCAGCGCGCTGAACGACGGGCCGGCGACGGCCTGCCCGCCCAGTCCGGCTTTCTCGGCGCCGCCGCGCTCCATCAATTTCGCGAGGCTGGCGTAGGCGTTGGCGGCGACTGTCGGTGTAGCCATGATTTACGTTCCCTGTTCTTGTTGCGTCAGGACTTGAGGATGTCGAGCGTGCGCTGGATCATCCGCCGCGTCGCGCTGATGATGTTGAGGTTGGCCTCGTAGGAGCGTTGGGCGTCGCGCATGTCGGTCATTTCGACCATCGGATTGACGTTCGGATATTTGACATTGCCGGAGGCATCCGCCGCCGGATTGCCCGGTTCCTGCTTGATGCGGAACGACGACCGGTCCGGCCGGATCCGGCCGAGGGTCACGACCTGGGCGTCGAGCGAGCGGTCGAGCGCGGACGAAAAGGTCGGCACCTTGCGGCGATAGGGGTCGCCGCCCGCGGTCTGCGCCGTCGAATCGGCGTTGGCGATATTTTCCGAGATCACCCGCATCCGCCCGGCCTGCGCGCGCAGGCCTGAGGTCGCGATGCTCATCGAGCGGCTGAAATCGCTTGTTCCATCTGCCATGGGATCCTCCTGCCGCCGTCAGACGGCCTAGCCCTTGCCGATCGCGGTCTTCAGCAGATGCAGGCTCTTGCTGTAGAGCGAGGTGACCGCCGCGTAGTCCATCTGGTTGGCGGACACTTTCAGCATCTGGTCCTCGAGATTGACCGCATTGCCGGCCGGACGGGTCTGGAAGCCGCTCTTGCCGCGGTCGTTGTCGAAGGCATCAGGCGCGCCGGCCGCCGCCAGATGGGTGCCGCTGGTCTGCATCATCGGCAGCGTCCCCATGCCGCCGCCGATCGTGGCACCGGCCCGGTCAAACTTCGGCTCGACCAGATCGCGCGGCCGAAAGTTCGGCGTGTCGGAATTGGAAATGTTCTCGGCAAGGACGCGCTGGCGCTCCTGGTGCCACTGCATCTTGCTGCGCAGCGCCGACAGGATCGGGAGATCGTTCATGGACATCGCCGCGGCTCCGTTAACCTCTTGGACAACCCTTGGGCTCCCGAGGTAGGCAGAATTTGCCCGGTGTATGGTTAACGGGTGGTTAAAATGCTGGACTGATCCGTGGAGAACACCGCAACTGAGGCCTGAGAGCGCATTTTCGCCACGAATGCTGCGTTAACCAGCACGGACCAAGACAGCGTGGGGCGCTGAGAAGTCGTTTTGGGACAAGCGATTCTTGGTTTATTAATAGAACAGCCGGCTGCAAGCCGCTGGGAATTAAGAAATAAGGCGAATCTCGGGCGCGATTCGCTGTGCAAACCGCACTTGTCAATCCGCGCTCGTTGATGGCGAAAGCTGAGGAAGGCCACGATGGCCGGGGACTCCAATATGCAGGTCGTTACATTCGTCTTGGCATTCGTTGTCGTGCTGGCGCTGATCGGCGTCACCGCATGGCTCGTCCGCCGCTTCGCCGGAAACCGCCTCGGGGCCAACGCCAATCGGGGGCGGATGCCGCGGCTGGCGGTGATTGACGCTGCCGCGGTCGACGGCCGGCGCCGGCTGGTGCTGGTCCGCCGCGACAATATCGAACATCTGCTGATGATCGGCGGCCCCACCGATATCGTCGTCGAGCCGAACATCGTCCGCGCCATGCCCGGACGTGATCAGATGTCGGCCCGCCCCGCGGTCGGCCCAGAAGCCGCGCTGCCGCGCGCCGCACCGCTTCCTGACGCCGCCTGGAACGAGAGCGAGGCCGCCCGTTCCGACAGTTTCGAACTTCCCGAGCCCGAGCTGCCGCAGCGTCAGGCGCGCCCCTCCTTCGCCGACGAGTTGCGCCGGCCCCCGCCGCCGATCGCCGAGCGTCGCAGCGATCCGCTCACGGGCTTCACGCCCGAGCGTAGCGAGCCGCGGCCCGATCCGATGCCGCCGCGCCTGCCGCCGCGCTCCGAACCCGTGATCCCGCGTGTGCCGCGCGCGGCCGAACCGCCGAAGGCGCCGCCGCCGCTGCGCGCGCCCGCGGCCGAGCGCGCCGTCACGCCACCGCCTCCCCCCGCTCCGCCACCGGTCGCGACGCAGGCGCCTCCGGCCCAGCCGCCCGCATCGAATGCCGACGCCAATCTCGCCGAGATGGCACAGCGGCTCGAAGCTGCGCTGCGCCGCCCGACCGGCCCAGGCGAGACCGTCGCGCCGCCGGTTGCGCCCGAGGCGCCGCCGGTGCGTGCGCCGCGCAGCGAGCCGCCCGCCGCGCCTGCCCAGCAGAAGAGCGGGTTCGAGAATCTCGAGGACGAGATGGCCTCGCTGCTCGGCCGACCACCGAAGTCTCCTTCGTGAGATCAGGGTCCGTCCCGCGTAGAGTTTTTTTCATCGCTGTCCTGATCGCCGCCGGATCCTTCGCTGATCCGGCGATGGCGCAGGATATCAGCATCAATCTCGGCGGCGGCAATGGCGGCGTGACCGAGCGCGCGATCCAGCTGATCGCACTGCTCACGGTGCTGTCGATCGCGCCGTCGATCCTGGTCATGATGACGTCGTTCACGCGCATCGTGGTCGTGCTCTCGCTGCTGCGCACCGCGCTCGGCACCGCCACCGCGCCGCCGAACTCGGTGATGATCGCGCTCGCGATGTTCCTCACCGCCTTCGTGATGGGGCCCGTGCTGCAGAAATCCTATGACGACGGCATCAAGCCGCTGG
It includes:
- the flgB gene encoding flagellar basal body rod protein FlgB; translated protein: MSMNDLPILSALRSKMQWHQERQRVLAENISNSDTPNFRPRDLVEPKFDRAGATIGGGMGTLPMMQTSGTHLAAAGAPDAFDNDRGKSGFQTRPAGNAVNLEDQMLKVSANQMDYAAVTSLYSKSLHLLKTAIGKG
- the fliR gene encoding flagellar biosynthetic protein FliR, which codes for MRIDVSLLPALAAIFVLVFARVGAMVMLLPGFGESNIPARVKLSIALLLTLIILPLHRNAYHVDLTSISSLGVLMVHELIIGIVLGATARVTLSALNVAGSVIAQQLGLGFVTAVDPTQGQQGQIVGNFLTILGLTLLFATDSHYLVIAALSESYRIFSPGEIMPTGDVAALATSAFSAAFKIGLQLSAPFLVFGLVFNIGLGVLARLMPQMQVYFVGVPLAIMVGFLIFGVVLAAMMNTYFDYFNGVMRQLAPMN
- the fliE gene encoding flagellar hook-basal body complex protein FliE, which translates into the protein MATPTVAANAYASLAKLMERGGAEKAGLGGQAVAGPSFSALLKDSVGSVLEAGKKSDAQTMAMASGKANVMDVVTAVADTDVAVSTLVSVRDRVIQAYEDIMKMPI
- the flgC gene encoding flagellar basal body rod protein FlgC encodes the protein MADGTSDFSRSMSIATSGLRAQAGRMRVISENIANADSTAQTAGGDPYRRKVPTFSSALDRSLDAQVVTLGRIRPDRSSFRIKQEPGNPAADASGNVKYPNVNPMVEMTDMRDAQRSYEANLNIISATRRMIQRTLDILKS
- a CDS encoding flagellar biosynthetic protein FliO, yielding MQVVTFVLAFVVVLALIGVTAWLVRRFAGNRLGANANRGRMPRLAVIDAAAVDGRRRLVLVRRDNIEHLLMIGGPTDIVVEPNIVRAMPGRDQMSARPAVGPEAALPRAAPLPDAAWNESEAARSDSFELPEPELPQRQARPSFADELRRPPPPIAERRSDPLTGFTPERSEPRPDPMPPRLPPRSEPVIPRVPRAAEPPKAPPPLRAPAAERAVTPPPPPAPPPVATQAPPAQPPASNADANLAEMAQRLEAALRRPTGPGETVAPPVAPEAPPVRAPRSEPPAAPAQQKSGFENLEDEMASLLGRPPKSPS
- a CDS encoding Tim44 domain-containing protein, whose protein sequence is MNFSQRTRGIVRAIAVAMALALPVMMTVSAADARVGGGGSRGSRTFSAPPSTSTAPGSVAPMNRTFSQPGSPNMGSPAAATSGGLFGRGGMGRGLLGGLAAGFLGAGLFGMLFGGGLFSGLGGLSSILGLLLQIGLIVLVVRLAMSWWQRRNTPASAYAGGPDVGPGAQGNARSGFGFGLGGGSNTPVEITPADYETFERLLGDIQAAWSNEDIAKLHTLASPEMVSYFSKDLEENKARNVTNKTSNVKLLQGDLAEAWSEGDSEYATVAMRYTLVDTMLERGTGRMVGGNGQPEEITEVWTFVRQRGGNWELSAIQQTN
- the cckA gene encoding cell cycle histidine kinase CckA; the protein is MTADSNDPPATEPFVAHGPARRSGSILLVVLIAVGIVAVAVWLMTIGRTQAQPYILGVLALLATVGLFTLFALAAGIIRFSDRATDDPVMARIADQAQEGLVVTDSRGHVVYSNAAYLRLTGAAGPQDVRPVERVFIGNPDVSEAVFRLLKAAREGKRQQEEVRVAGHEAGQGGGQGRWLRLRVRPLGEGKRDARYAVWSIADVTRDREDQEDVFQELRHAIEYLDHAPCGFFSVNPAGEIAYVNATLANWLDYDLAEIGSGGLKLTDIVSGDGAALLTSIAAVPGEVKTEVFDIDLRMRGGKTVPVRLYHKLAFGADGAAGASRTLVISRARDERSDPERAAEVRFMRFFDHTPMAIATVDRGGNVVGANARYAKLAQGLNGDGGAAKSIFRAVNPRDRGLLIAAINQAAEGQGDIAPVEVMLDGTKERFAQFFVTTVEKDERDAETAIVYMLEITERRALENQINQSQKMEMVGQLAGGIAHDFNNVLSAIMMANDFLLNAHKPTDPSFQDIMQIKQNATRAATLVRQLLAFSRRQTLRPQVLDLGDALSDLTMLLRRLIGEKVKLDLVHGRDLWPVKVDVSQFEQVVVNLAVNARDAMPDGGKLIIRTGNVPTEEAAQLANKGMPAADYVKIEISDTGTGIPHEIIDKIFEPFFSTKEVGKGTGLGLSTVYGIVKQTGGFVYVDSVPGGGTTFRIYLPRHRQDQEVAPEAQAGNGAAKDAAAEAAKPKPDLTGQGTILLVEDEDGLRSLNARGLRSRGYSVIEAANGVEALEAFEENNGAVDLVVSDVVMPEMDGPTLLKEMRSRNAELKIIFVSGYAEDAFEKSLPENQQFAFLPKPFTLTQLVAAVKETMTAN
- the flhB gene encoding flagellar biosynthesis protein FlhB, which gives rise to MADDTEDKTEDPTQKRLDEALEKGDVVKSQEVNTWFIIAGATLVLSTFSGSIGGGILMPLRNLIANSWMIRTDGAGLLQLTQTLGYAVVAAIGVPFLMLALAAVAGNMIQHQLVWSGEQLKPKFSKISPAAGFKRLFGKQAVANFLKGLFKLIALGAVMVVVLWPERLRMEAFLRVDPAELLPAIISMTVHLMAAVVAILAAVAIADYFFQYRTWYERHKMSLQEMKEEFKQSEGDPHVKGRIKQLRVQRAKKRMMAQVPKASVIITNPTHYSVALAYDRSMSAPLCVAKGVDVMAFKIREIAKEHDIPIVENVPLARALYATVEIDQEIPVEHYHAVAEIIGYVMRLKRGLSGLRQ
- the fliQ gene encoding flagellar biosynthesis protein FliQ, whose amino-acid sequence is MTGPETLDVARDAIWTIVIVSSPLMVVGLVVGVVVSLFQALTQIQEQTLVFVPKILAIFVTLLLALPFMADSLASHMMRISSRIIGG